From Perognathus longimembris pacificus isolate PPM17 chromosome 22, ASM2315922v1, whole genome shotgun sequence, one genomic window encodes:
- the Rps14 gene encoding 40S ribosomal protein S14: MAPRKGKEKKEEQVISLGPQVAEGENVFGVCHIFASFNDTFVHVTDLSGKETICRVTGGMKVKADRDESSPYAAMLAAQDVAQRCKELGITALHIKLRATGGNRTKTPGPGAQSALRALARSGMKIGRIEDVTPIPSDSTRRKGGRRGRRL; this comes from the exons ATGGCACCTCgcaaggggaaggaaaagaaggaagaacaggTCATCAGCCTTGGACCTCAGGTGGCTGAAGGCGAGAATGTGTTTGGTGTCTGCCACATCTTTGCATCCTTCAATGACACCTTTGTCCATGTCACCGACCTTTCTGGCAA AGAAACCATCTGCCGGGTAACTGGTGGGATGAAGGTGAAGGCGGATCGAGATGAATCCTCTCCATACGCTGCCATGTTGGCTGCTCAGGATGTGGCCCAGAGGTGCAAGGAGTTGGGCATCACTGCCCTCCACATCAAACTTCGGGCCACTGGTGGAAACAG GACCAAGACCCCTGGTCCTGGGGCCCAGTCAGCTCTCAGGGCCCTTGCTCGCTCGGGCATGAAGATTGGGAGGATTG AGGACGTCACCCCCATCCCCTCCGACAGCACCCGCAGGAAGGGAGGTCGCCGTGGTCGCCGTCTGTGA
- the Cd74 gene encoding HLA class II histocompatibility antigen gamma chain isoform X2 encodes MEDQSDLVSNNEQLPILGQRPGAQERKCGRGALYTGFSVLVALLLAGQAATAYFLYQQQGRLDKLTVTSQNLQLESMLMKLPKPSKPMKQMRMAAPLMMQALPMESLRHGPPQNATKYGNMTQDHVMHLLLRSNPLKVYPQLEGSFPENLKHLKSTMNGQDWKVFESWMHQWLLFEMSKKPLEEKPAEAPTREPLDAEELSSGLGVTKQDSGQVVM; translated from the exons ATGGAAGACCAGAGTGATCTCGTCTCCAACAACGAGCAGCTGCCCATACTGGGTCAGCGCCCTGGAGCCCAGGAGAG GAAGTGCGGCCGCGGAGCCCTGTACACCGGCTTCTCCGTCCTGGTGGCGCTGCTCCTGGCCGGCCAGGCCGCCACGGCCTACTTCCTGTACCAGCAGCAGGGCCGGCTGGACAAGCTGACCGTCACCTCCCAGAACCTGCAGCTGGAGAGCATGCTCATGAAGCTCCCCAAGC cctccAAGCCCATGAAGCAGATGAGGATGGCTGCCCCGCTGATGATGCAGGCACTGCCCATGGAGAGCCTGCGGCACGGG CCCCCGCAGAACGCCACCAAGTACGGCAACATGACCCAGGACCATGTGATGCACCTGCTCCTG AGGTCCAACCCCCTGAAGGTGTACCCCCAGCTGGAGGGGAGCTTCCCAGAGAACCTGAAACACCTGAAGAGCACCATGAACGGCCAGGACTGGAAG GTCTTTGAGAGTTGgatgcaccagtggctcctgtttGAAATGAGCAAGAAACCCCTGGAAGAGAAGCCTGCTGAGGCTCCAACCAGAG AGCCGCTGGACGCGGAGGAGCTGTCTTCCGGGCTGGGTGTGACCAAGCAGGACTCGGGCCAAG TCGTCATGTGA
- the Cd74 gene encoding HLA class II histocompatibility antigen gamma chain isoform X1 encodes MEDQSDLVSNNEQLPILGQRPGAQERKCGRGALYTGFSVLVALLLAGQAATAYFLYQQQGRLDKLTVTSQNLQLESMLMKLPKPSKPMKQMRMAAPLMMQALPMESLRHGPPQNATKYGNMTQDHVMHLLLRSNPLKVYPQLEGSFPENLKHLKSTMNGQDWKVFESWMHQWLLFEMSKKPLEEKPAEAPTRVLTKCQEEVSHVPAVHPGTFRPQCDENGHYLPLQCHGSTGYCWCVFPNGTEVPRTRSRGRPNCSEPLDAEELSSGLGVTKQDSGQVVM; translated from the exons ATGGAAGACCAGAGTGATCTCGTCTCCAACAACGAGCAGCTGCCCATACTGGGTCAGCGCCCTGGAGCCCAGGAGAG GAAGTGCGGCCGCGGAGCCCTGTACACCGGCTTCTCCGTCCTGGTGGCGCTGCTCCTGGCCGGCCAGGCCGCCACGGCCTACTTCCTGTACCAGCAGCAGGGCCGGCTGGACAAGCTGACCGTCACCTCCCAGAACCTGCAGCTGGAGAGCATGCTCATGAAGCTCCCCAAGC cctccAAGCCCATGAAGCAGATGAGGATGGCTGCCCCGCTGATGATGCAGGCACTGCCCATGGAGAGCCTGCGGCACGGG CCCCCGCAGAACGCCACCAAGTACGGCAACATGACCCAGGACCATGTGATGCACCTGCTCCTG AGGTCCAACCCCCTGAAGGTGTACCCCCAGCTGGAGGGGAGCTTCCCAGAGAACCTGAAACACCTGAAGAGCACCATGAACGGCCAGGACTGGAAG GTCTTTGAGAGTTGgatgcaccagtggctcctgtttGAAATGAGCAAGAAACCCCTGGAAGAGAAGCCTGCTGAGGCTCCAACCAGAG TACTGACCAAGTGCCAGGAGGAGGTCAGCCACGTCCCCGCCGTCCACCCCGGCACATTCCGTCCCCAGTGCGACGAGAATGGCCACTACCTGCCCCTCCAGTGCCACGGGAGCACCGGCTACTGCTGGTGCGTCTTCCCCAACGGCACCGAGGTCCCCCGCACCCGGAGCCGCGGGCGCCCTAACTGCAGCG AGCCGCTGGACGCGGAGGAGCTGTCTTCCGGGCTGGGTGTGACCAAGCAGGACTCGGGCCAAG TCGTCATGTGA